The following proteins come from a genomic window of Finegoldia magna ATCC 29328:
- the plsX gene encoding phosphate acyltransferase PlsX yields the protein MKILLDTLGSDKGASELIEGAIMALEKKDFNLTIVGNEEENRNIVNKRFEEKIDFVNATETIENNESPTKAIRSKKDSSMRKCFDLLNEDYDGFLSTGSTGALLTGATLITKRLDNVSRPCLMVTVPSLKGEVVVLDVGANVDVTSDLLEQFAKMGYVYSKNILGKEDCKVGLLNIGVEEHKGDSLRLETYQKLSNYPYFKGNVEARDVLKGDFDVVVTDGFSGNILLKTIEGSVEFIKTLAKSKLSKLDEKSQQIIIPMIKSMSSGIDYNSVGSAPFLGTKKPVFKAHGSSNRNAIMSGILTLIKFIEEDVTDKLKKELTNE from the coding sequence ATGAAAATTTTATTAGATACTTTGGGTTCCGATAAGGGAGCATCAGAATTAATAGAAGGAGCTATAATGGCCCTTGAAAAAAAAGATTTTAACTTGACAATAGTAGGAAATGAAGAAGAAAATAGAAATATTGTAAATAAAAGATTTGAAGAAAAAATAGATTTTGTAAATGCTACAGAAACTATTGAAAATAATGAATCACCAACAAAAGCAATAAGATCCAAAAAAGATTCAAGTATGAGAAAGTGCTTTGATTTACTGAACGAAGATTACGATGGGTTCTTATCAACAGGATCTACAGGAGCTTTATTGACAGGAGCTACACTTATAACAAAAAGGCTTGATAATGTATCTAGACCTTGTTTAATGGTAACAGTACCTAGCCTAAAGGGTGAAGTAGTAGTATTAGATGTAGGTGCAAATGTTGATGTTACATCTGATTTATTAGAGCAATTTGCAAAAATGGGATATGTTTATTCTAAAAATATTTTAGGAAAAGAAGATTGCAAAGTAGGATTATTAAACATAGGAGTCGAAGAACATAAGGGAGATTCATTAAGGCTAGAAACATACCAAAAATTATCAAATTATCCTTACTTCAAAGGAAATGTTGAAGCGAGAGATGTATTAAAAGGTGATTTTGATGTTGTGGTGACTGATGGTTTTTCAGGAAATATTCTTTTAAAAACAATAGAAGGATCTGTTGAGTTTATAAAAACATTGGCTAAGTCAAAATTATCTAAGCTTGATGAAAAATCACAACAAATTATTATTCCAATGATTAAATCAATGAGTTCTGGAATTGATTATAACAGTGTAGGTTCAGCACCATTTTTAGGAACTAAAAAGCCTGTATTTAAAGCTCATGGTTCATCAAATAGGAATGCTATTATGTCTGGTATTTTAACTTTGATAAAATTTATTGAAGAAGATGTTACGGATAAATTAAAAAAGGAGTTAACTAATGAATAA
- the rpmF gene encoding 50S ribosomal protein L32, protein MAVPKRKTSKTRRDKRRASSYKLPRVTITTCPNCGSPKLPHRVCKECGHYDGKQVVDNSEQN, encoded by the coding sequence ATGGCAGTACCAAAGAGAAAAACTTCTAAAACTAGAAGAGATAAAAGAAGAGCTTCTTCGTATAAATTACCAAGAGTTACTATAACTACATGTCCTAATTGTGGATCTCCAAAATTACCTCACAGAGTATGTAAAGAATGTGGGCATTATGATGGAAAACAAGTTGTAGATAATTCAGAACAAAACTAA
- a CDS encoding acetate/propionate family kinase, with translation MKVLVINCGSSSLKYQLFDMTDESVLCKGLVERIGIEGSKLTHKVNGEKLVVEEPMKDHTEAINHVFDALLDEKYGVIKSLDEVSAIGHRVLHGGDKLTESCIIDDKVKDKIREFIKFGPLHNPANLMGIEACEKLAPGKKNIAVFDTAFHQTMPAKTFMYAIPYEYYEDYRLRKFGFHGTSHRYITLRTQQLLGKEDINIITVHLGNGSSIAAVKNGKCYDTSMGLTPLEGLLMGTRSGDLDPTVMTFLMNEKGYSADEMNQILNKKSGVLGVSGISSDFRDLEEEAEKGNDRAQLALDMFIERVKRYIGGYMAELGHVDAICFAGGIGENSSSMRKDILDTFEELGVKLDLEKNNTREEALISADDSKVKVYVVPTNEELMIARDTLELAK, from the coding sequence ATGAAAGTATTAGTAATCAATTGTGGTAGTTCTTCATTAAAATATCAATTATTTGATATGACTGATGAAAGTGTATTATGTAAAGGATTAGTAGAAAGAATTGGAATCGAAGGTTCTAAATTAACTCATAAAGTTAATGGGGAAAAATTAGTAGTAGAAGAACCAATGAAAGATCACACTGAAGCCATTAACCATGTTTTCGATGCTTTATTAGACGAAAAATATGGTGTTATAAAGAGCTTAGATGAAGTTTCTGCTATTGGTCACAGAGTACTACACGGCGGTGACAAATTAACTGAATCTTGCATTATTGACGACAAAGTAAAAGACAAGATCAGAGAATTTATCAAATTTGGACCACTTCACAATCCAGCTAACTTAATGGGAATTGAAGCCTGTGAAAAATTAGCTCCTGGAAAGAAAAACATAGCTGTATTCGATACTGCATTCCATCAAACAATGCCAGCTAAAACATTCATGTATGCTATTCCTTACGAATACTATGAAGATTACAGATTAAGAAAATTCGGATTCCACGGAACAAGCCACAGATATATTACTTTAAGAACTCAACAATTATTAGGTAAAGAAGATATTAACATTATAACAGTTCACTTAGGTAATGGTTCATCTATAGCAGCTGTTAAAAACGGAAAATGCTATGATACATCAATGGGACTTACACCATTGGAAGGTCTTTTAATGGGAACTAGAAGTGGAGATTTGGATCCAACAGTAATGACATTCTTAATGAACGAAAAAGGATATTCAGCTGATGAAATGAACCAAATTTTAAATAAAAAATCTGGTGTATTAGGAGTTTCTGGAATTAGTTCAGACTTTAGAGACTTAGAAGAAGAAGCTGAAAAAGGAAATGATAGAGCTCAATTAGCACTTGATATGTTTATTGAAAGAGTAAAGAGATATATTGGCGGATATATGGCTGAATTAGGTCACGTTGATGCAATTTGCTTCGCTGGTGGTATCGGAGAAAATTCTTCATCAATGAGAAAAGACATCTTAGATACATTTGAAGAATTAGGAGTTAAATTAGATTTAGAAAAGAACAACACTCGTGAAGAAGCTTTAATATCAGCTGATGATTCAAAAGTTAAAGTTTATGTTGTTCCAACTAATGAAGAATTAATGATTGCTAGAGACACTTTAGAACTAGCAAAATAA
- the plsY gene encoding glycerol-3-phosphate 1-O-acyltransferase PlsY → MNYLYLIILGIVCYFIGNISGSIAISKLVYKQDIRNYGSKNAGATNALRVYGVKVGLATFLIDFFKGLLCAYLGFKFYGSLGILVCGLLCVIGHILPVLYNFKGGKGIATSFGVLLFAQPLQVLILLILFLIVVLMTKYVSLGSVLGCISAVIYGLIYIRKDFYIGLIYILLGIISLFKHRSNINRLIHGKESKLGKN, encoded by the coding sequence GTGAATTATTTATATTTAATAATCCTTGGTATAGTATGTTATTTTATAGGTAATATTAGTGGATCTATTGCTATTTCAAAGTTGGTTTACAAACAAGATATAAGAAACTATGGAAGTAAAAACGCAGGAGCAACTAACGCTTTGAGAGTGTATGGAGTAAAGGTTGGTTTAGCAACATTCTTGATAGATTTTTTCAAAGGATTATTATGTGCGTATTTAGGCTTTAAATTTTATGGAAGTTTAGGTATACTAGTATGTGGGCTTTTGTGTGTAATAGGACATATATTACCAGTTTTATATAATTTTAAAGGTGGCAAAGGCATCGCTACATCTTTTGGTGTATTATTGTTTGCTCAACCTTTACAAGTTTTAATTTTATTAATATTGTTTTTAATAGTTGTACTTATGACCAAGTATGTTTCATTAGGAAGTGTATTGGGATGTATTTCAGCTGTTATATATGGATTAATTTACATCAGAAAAGACTTTTACATTGGTTTAATTTATATTTTGCTCGGAATAATTTCATTATTTAAGCATAGATCAAATATAAATAGACTGATTCATGGAAAAGAAAGTAAATTAGGTAAAAATTAG
- the der gene encoding ribosome biogenesis GTPase Der — MAKPVVAIVGRANVGKSTLFNKLIKKRIAITQDDPGVTRDRLYMEAEWQNKYFTVVDTGGLEPKSNEIITKNIKKQTELAIETADVILFMVDGKQGITPIDMEVADMLRRTKKSVILVVNKIDHIKQQDNVYDFYNLGFYEIFPISASNSMGLGDLLEAVVSKFDDNSNTESDDDITKVCLIGKPNVGKSSLINNLLNEERMIVTDIAGTTRDAIDSKINYKGNEYIFIDTAGLRKRKKIDTEVERYSVVRTLSAIDRSDICVLMIDATEGVSEQDTKILGYAHDQGKAMIILVNKWDLVEKQTNTMNDFKKDIRTKLGFVMYVPIVFISVKENKRIDTLFTEIEKVDNNYSMRISTGVLNDVISKAVLLNPPPSDKGVRLKIFYITQIEARPPKFLVFINRNDLMHFSYQRYIENQLRENFSFEGVPLQFEFKTRGK, encoded by the coding sequence ATGGCAAAACCAGTTGTTGCTATTGTAGGAAGAGCTAATGTAGGAAAATCTACATTGTTCAATAAATTAATTAAAAAAAGAATCGCCATAACTCAAGATGATCCAGGTGTTACAAGAGACAGATTGTACATGGAAGCTGAGTGGCAAAATAAATATTTTACAGTCGTAGACACGGGTGGTTTGGAACCTAAAAGTAATGAGATTATAACTAAAAATATAAAAAAACAAACTGAACTTGCGATTGAAACTGCAGATGTAATTTTGTTCATGGTAGATGGTAAACAAGGCATAACTCCAATTGATATGGAAGTTGCAGATATGCTTAGAAGAACAAAAAAAAGTGTAATTTTAGTTGTAAATAAAATTGACCATATAAAACAACAAGACAATGTTTATGACTTTTACAATCTAGGATTTTATGAAATATTTCCAATAAGTGCTTCAAATTCAATGGGACTTGGAGATTTACTTGAAGCTGTGGTGTCTAAATTTGATGATAATTCAAATACAGAATCTGATGATGATATTACGAAAGTTTGTCTGATTGGAAAACCGAATGTTGGTAAAAGTTCTTTAATCAACAACTTATTGAACGAAGAAAGAATGATAGTTACAGATATTGCAGGTACAACGAGAGATGCAATAGATTCCAAAATTAATTACAAAGGAAATGAGTATATATTCATAGATACAGCAGGTCTAAGAAAAAGAAAAAAAATTGACACGGAAGTTGAAAGATACTCTGTTGTCAGGACTTTGTCAGCAATTGATAGGTCAGATATTTGCGTTCTAATGATAGATGCCACTGAAGGTGTCAGTGAGCAAGATACTAAAATATTAGGGTATGCTCATGACCAAGGGAAAGCTATGATTATTCTTGTAAATAAGTGGGATCTTGTTGAAAAACAAACCAACACTATGAATGATTTCAAAAAAGATATACGAACAAAATTAGGATTTGTAATGTATGTTCCTATTGTTTTTATTAGTGTAAAAGAAAATAAAAGAATAGATACTTTGTTTACCGAAATCGAAAAAGTAGATAATAATTATTCTATGCGAATCAGTACAGGTGTTTTGAATGATGTAATATCAAAAGCTGTATTATTAAATCCGCCACCATCAGATAAAGGTGTTCGCTTGAAAATCTTTTATATTACTCAGATAGAAGCTAGACCACCGAAATTTTTGGTGTTTATCAACAGAAATGATTTGATGCATTTTTCGTACCAAAGATATATCGAAAATCAACTAAGAGAAAACTTCAGCTTTGAAGGTGTTCCATTGCAATTTGAATTTAAGACTAGGGGAAAATAG
- the glyA gene encoding serine hydroxymethyltransferase: MNNCRQNLENFDPEVFGYLNDEIKRQEEHIELIASENFVSKAVLETMGTELTNKYAEGYPGKRYYGGCEHVDKIEQLAIDRLKKLFNADHANVQPHCGANANIAVYVAVLKPGDTVLGMRLTEGGHLTHGSPVNMSGKFYNFVDYGVDPETGTIDYENVRELALKHKPKLIVAGASAYPRIIDFKKFREIADEVGAYLMVDMAHIAGLVATGDHPSPVPYADFVTTTTHKTLRGPRGGAILCKEEHKKLLDKSVFPGFQGGPLEHIIAAKAVCFKEDLQPEFKEYTHQILKNAKAMEKVFLDNDVRLVSGGTDNHLLLIDCRSFGMTGKEAENVLSEVNITTNKNTIPNDPETPFVTSGIRIGTPAITTRGLKEAEATKVAEFMIDALKKRRPAEEIKNDVVELMKQFPINR, translated from the coding sequence ATGAATAATTGTAGACAAAATTTAGAGAATTTTGATCCAGAGGTTTTCGGATATCTTAATGATGAAATCAAAAGACAAGAAGAACATATTGAATTGATAGCTTCAGAAAACTTTGTTTCAAAAGCAGTACTTGAAACTATGGGAACTGAATTAACTAACAAATATGCTGAAGGATATCCTGGTAAAAGATATTATGGCGGTTGTGAACATGTTGATAAAATAGAACAATTAGCTATAGATAGATTAAAAAAATTATTTAACGCAGATCATGCTAACGTTCAACCTCATTGCGGTGCCAATGCTAATATTGCTGTATATGTTGCAGTGTTAAAACCTGGTGACACAGTATTGGGTATGAGATTAACAGAAGGTGGACACTTAACTCACGGATCACCAGTAAATATGTCTGGTAAATTCTATAACTTCGTAGATTACGGGGTAGATCCTGAAACTGGAACTATCGACTATGAAAACGTTCGTGAGCTAGCTTTAAAGCATAAACCAAAATTAATCGTAGCTGGTGCATCAGCTTATCCAAGAATTATAGATTTCAAAAAATTCAGAGAAATTGCAGATGAAGTTGGCGCTTATTTAATGGTAGACATGGCTCATATTGCTGGATTAGTAGCTACAGGGGATCATCCAAGCCCAGTTCCTTATGCAGATTTTGTAACAACAACTACACACAAGACATTAAGAGGACCAAGAGGTGGAGCTATTCTTTGCAAAGAAGAACATAAAAAATTACTAGATAAATCAGTGTTCCCAGGATTCCAAGGTGGTCCATTAGAACACATTATCGCAGCAAAAGCAGTATGCTTTAAAGAAGATTTACAACCTGAATTCAAAGAATACACTCATCAAATTTTGAAGAATGCAAAAGCAATGGAAAAAGTTTTCTTAGATAATGATGTAAGATTAGTTTCTGGTGGTACAGACAATCACTTATTATTAATCGACTGCAGAAGCTTCGGTATGACAGGTAAAGAAGCTGAAAATGTATTGAGTGAAGTTAATATTACAACTAATAAGAATACTATTCCAAACGATCCTGAAACACCATTTGTAACTAGTGGTATAAGAATTGGTACTCCAGCTATTACAACTAGAGGTTTGAAAGAAGCAGAAGCTACAAAAGTTGCTGAATTTATGATAGATGCATTAAAGAAACGCAGACCTGCTGAAGAAATCAAAAATGATGTTGTTGAATTGATGAAACAATTCCCAATCAATAGATAA
- a CDS encoding SoxR reducing system RseC family protein, with translation MAKEGMVIKTESTKASVLITRKGACGGEGCSKCSGCEHQTQVIECANYISAKVGDRVQISGDDSSMLKYTALLYLVPLTFFLIALISSYSILENKIGNFELASFGIGLVGLLIGYIIVKFIDKKFVDKDLVHITKIIGGLYE, from the coding sequence ATGGCAAAAGAAGGAATGGTTATAAAAACTGAATCTACCAAAGCATCTGTTCTAATTACTAGAAAAGGTGCATGTGGTGGCGAAGGCTGCAGCAAATGTTCGGGTTGTGAACATCAAACACAAGTTATCGAATGTGCAAATTATATAAGTGCAAAGGTAGGAGATAGAGTCCAAATTTCTGGTGACGATTCTTCTATGCTTAAATATACTGCATTGCTGTATCTAGTGCCTTTAACATTTTTCCTAATTGCTCTTATATCATCTTATTCTATTTTAGAAAATAAGATAGGAAATTTTGAATTAGCATCTTTCGGTATAGGGCTAGTAGGATTACTAATTGGCTATATAATTGTAAAATTTATAGATAAAAAATTTGTTGATAAGGACTTAGTTCATATCACGAAAATAATTGGAGGTTTGTATGAATAA
- a CDS encoding tRNA threonylcarbamoyladenosine dehydratase, which produces MDKRFERTKLLIGENDLENIINSKVAVIGCGGVGGFVIEALARCGVGTLAIVDYDTIDITNINRQIIALEDTVGNYKVDEFEKRIHKINPNCKVIKFREKFDKSTVDFFNLKDYNYVIDAIDLISAKLDLAEYCYKNDIKLISSMGAGSKLNPFLFRITDIKKTHTCPMAKVMRKELKRRNVNKLTCIWSDEKRSGEVLSANGRNAPASISFVPSCVGLMIASYVIQELR; this is translated from the coding sequence ATGGACAAAAGATTTGAAAGAACAAAACTTCTAATAGGTGAAAATGACCTCGAAAATATCATAAACTCCAAAGTAGCTGTGATTGGCTGCGGCGGAGTTGGAGGTTTTGTTATAGAAGCTTTGGCTAGATGTGGAGTAGGAACATTAGCAATAGTAGATTATGATACGATAGATATAACAAACATCAATCGTCAAATTATTGCTTTGGAAGATACTGTTGGAAATTATAAAGTGGATGAATTTGAAAAAAGAATTCATAAAATTAATCCGAATTGCAAAGTTATTAAGTTTAGGGAAAAGTTTGATAAATCTACTGTTGATTTTTTCAATCTTAAAGATTATAATTATGTTATAGACGCTATTGACTTAATATCAGCAAAGCTAGATTTGGCTGAGTACTGTTATAAAAACGATATTAAATTAATAAGTTCTATGGGTGCTGGATCAAAACTAAATCCTTTTCTTTTTAGAATTACGGATATTAAAAAGACCCACACTTGTCCAATGGCTAAAGTAATGAGAAAAGAGCTAAAAAGAAGAAACGTTAACAAGCTTACATGCATTTGGTCCGATGAAAAAAGGTCGGGAGAAGTTTTATCTGCAAACGGAAGAAATGCTCCAGCAAGCATTAGCTTTGTCCCTTCATGTGTTGGACTAATGATTGCATCGTACGTTATTCAAGAATTGAGGTAA
- the aspS gene encoding aspartate--tRNA ligase — protein sequence MNSMGNLRRTHMCGELRLSDVNKEVILMGWVQKERNLGSLIFIDLRDNTGITQIAIKDDNKEIFDKAKDVKSEYVLCVKGDVRERESKNNNIPTGEIEVIANELIVLDTANVPPIYIKDDDNAQEAVRLKYRYLDLRKPKLQNNLKLRAKTNKLIREYLDENGFYEIETPVLGKPTPEGARDYLVASRVNEHRFYALPQSPQLMKQLLMISGMDRYYQIVKCFRDEDLRANRQPEFTQVDMEMSFVDQEDVMTINEGLIKKLFKEIRGIDIPTPIKRMTYSEAMERYGCDKPDLRFGFELKNITELVKDSEFKVFSSCNEKNKSVRCINIGNYESEYSRKKIDKLEKFVKEYGAKGLSWIRVHDGEIQSSIKKFLSDEELNSIIESTKEDENALIFILADKNDVVFNGLSALRNRIARDMNLVDNDTFEFVWIVDFPLFEYDEEENRFVAMHHPFTMPKEEDIQYLLTDKEKVRAKAYDIVCNGDEIGGGSIRINNSDLQKKMFEALELTEEMIENKFGFFVEAFNYGTPPHGGLAYGMDRLMMLLVGTDNIKDVIAFPKTQSATDLLTGAPTNVDEKQLKEIHIKLD from the coding sequence ATGAATAGTATGGGAAATCTTAGACGTACTCACATGTGTGGGGAGTTGAGATTAAGTGATGTAAACAAAGAAGTCATTCTTATGGGATGGGTTCAAAAAGAAAGAAACTTGGGATCTCTTATATTTATAGATTTGAGAGATAATACAGGAATAACTCAAATAGCTATAAAAGACGATAACAAAGAGATTTTTGATAAAGCAAAAGATGTAAAAAGTGAATATGTTTTGTGTGTAAAAGGTGATGTTAGAGAAAGAGAATCAAAAAACAATAACATTCCTACTGGAGAAATTGAAGTTATAGCCAATGAACTAATTGTTTTGGATACAGCTAACGTTCCTCCAATTTACATTAAAGATGATGATAATGCACAAGAAGCTGTTAGATTAAAATATAGATATTTGGATTTAAGAAAACCTAAATTACAAAATAATCTAAAACTAAGAGCCAAAACTAATAAATTAATTCGTGAATATTTAGATGAAAATGGATTTTATGAAATTGAAACTCCAGTCTTAGGAAAGCCCACTCCAGAAGGAGCCAGAGATTATTTAGTAGCTAGTAGAGTAAATGAACATAGATTTTACGCACTACCACAATCGCCACAATTAATGAAGCAACTTCTTATGATAAGTGGAATGGACAGATACTATCAAATTGTAAAATGCTTTAGAGATGAAGATTTAAGAGCAAATAGACAGCCAGAATTCACACAAGTGGACATGGAAATGAGTTTTGTGGATCAAGAAGATGTAATGACAATTAATGAAGGCTTGATTAAAAAACTTTTCAAAGAAATCAGAGGAATTGATATTCCAACTCCTATTAAAAGAATGACTTACTCAGAAGCAATGGAAAGATATGGATGCGACAAGCCTGATTTGAGATTTGGATTTGAATTGAAGAATATTACTGAATTAGTAAAAGATTCAGAATTCAAAGTATTTTCAAGCTGTAATGAAAAGAATAAGAGCGTTAGATGCATCAATATAGGTAATTACGAAAGTGAATACTCACGTAAGAAAATTGACAAATTAGAAAAATTTGTGAAAGAATACGGAGCTAAAGGGTTAAGTTGGATTAGAGTTCACGATGGAGAAATTCAATCTTCAATTAAAAAATTCTTATCTGATGAAGAATTGAACTCAATAATTGAATCTACAAAAGAAGACGAAAATGCATTGATATTTATTTTAGCAGATAAAAATGATGTTGTATTTAACGGATTAAGTGCATTAAGAAATAGAATCGCACGAGATATGAATTTGGTTGACAATGATACTTTTGAATTTGTATGGATAGTTGATTTCCCATTGTTTGAATATGACGAAGAAGAAAATAGATTTGTAGCAATGCATCATCCATTTACAATGCCAAAAGAAGAAGACATACAATATTTATTAACTGACAAGGAAAAAGTAAGAGCTAAGGCTTACGATATTGTATGTAATGGAGACGAAATCGGCGGTGGTTCAATCAGAATTAACAATTCTGATTTGCAAAAGAAAATGTTCGAAGCACTAGAATTAACTGAAGAAATGATTGAAAATAAATTTGGTTTCTTTGTTGAAGCTTTTAACTATGGAACACCTCCACATGGTGGATTAGCTTACGGTATGGACAGACTTATGATGCTATTAGTTGGAACTGATAATATCAAAGATGTTATAGCATTCCCTAAGACACAATCTGCTACAGATTTATTAACTGGTGCTCCAACAAATGTTGACGAAAAACAACTTAAAGAAATTCACATTAAATTAGATTAG
- the murJ gene encoding murein biosynthesis integral membrane protein MurJ, with amino-acid sequence MKKTAILLMIITLLSKVLGLVRETTLAYFFPTNGPVANAFLVSQILPITIVSLFSAGISTSFIPIYNKIVHEKGKEEGDIFTSNINNIVVIIILALIVLLEIFTPSVIKIFAPGFTGYTKELTIKFMRLTLLSMIPSIMSCVFKGYLNANNHFVVQNLQGFIMNFFIILALVISNKYDNNMIVGIGLLLGNALQYLPYVFITKRKKFKYHKILDFSDKNVKMIVLLSIPIILGVSVNQINVMVDKSIASTVSANGIPILNYASRLIEFVTGIVIANISVIVYPELSRNFIANDLNKMKDSIMKSMSMICILVIPATIGLLVLSYPITKMLFFRGAFTMNDVDMTSVCMFFYALGIIGTAIRDILSKSFYAMNDTKTPTINSVIMVVINIIGNIILSRILGLVGLAVATSFANLIGAAMIIIRLHKKIGDFSSTKSSFVNIFKMLISSLIMGALSYITFKTTNIRFSNTLSLMMSIVVAGISYLSCIIILKVDELNEIIAFYKNRRKNR; translated from the coding sequence ATGAAAAAGACTGCAATTTTACTTATGATCATCACGCTACTATCGAAAGTCTTGGGATTGGTAAGAGAAACTACACTAGCTTATTTTTTTCCAACGAATGGTCCAGTTGCTAATGCTTTTTTAGTTTCGCAAATACTTCCAATTACAATAGTAAGCTTGTTTTCAGCAGGGATTTCTACATCTTTTATTCCAATATACAATAAAATTGTACATGAAAAAGGGAAAGAAGAAGGAGATATATTTACATCAAATATTAATAATATAGTAGTTATTATAATTTTAGCATTAATAGTATTGCTTGAAATTTTTACACCATCGGTAATTAAGATTTTTGCGCCTGGGTTTACTGGATACACAAAAGAATTAACTATTAAATTTATGCGATTGACTTTACTGTCAATGATACCATCCATAATGTCTTGTGTATTCAAAGGTTATTTGAATGCAAATAATCACTTTGTGGTTCAAAATCTACAAGGGTTTATAATGAATTTCTTTATAATTCTAGCTCTTGTAATTTCCAATAAATACGATAATAATATGATAGTTGGGATAGGATTGCTATTGGGAAATGCACTTCAATATTTGCCATACGTATTTATAACAAAAAGAAAAAAATTTAAGTATCATAAGATTCTAGATTTTTCTGATAAAAATGTAAAAATGATTGTATTATTGTCCATACCAATAATTTTAGGAGTGTCAGTTAATCAAATCAATGTTATGGTTGATAAATCGATAGCATCAACAGTTTCAGCTAATGGTATACCTATTTTAAATTATGCATCACGATTGATTGAATTTGTAACGGGAATTGTCATAGCGAATATTTCAGTTATCGTATATCCTGAATTATCAAGAAATTTTATCGCAAATGATTTGAATAAAATGAAAGATAGCATCATGAAATCAATGTCTATGATTTGTATTTTAGTAATTCCGGCCACAATAGGACTTTTGGTTTTATCGTATCCAATTACAAAGATGTTATTTTTTAGGGGAGCATTTACGATGAATGATGTTGACATGACATCAGTTTGCATGTTCTTCTATGCTCTTGGAATTATAGGAACAGCTATCAGAGATATTTTGTCGAAATCATTTTATGCCATGAATGATACAAAAACTCCTACGATTAATTCTGTAATAATGGTTGTGATAAATATTATAGGAAATATAATTTTATCAAGAATTTTAGGTTTAGTTGGATTAGCAGTAGCAACTAGTTTCGCAAATCTTATTGGAGCAGCAATGATTATAATTAGATTGCACAAAAAAATTGGGGATTTTAGTTCTACAAAATCATCTTTTGTAAATATTTTTAAAATGTTAATATCGTCTTTGATAATGGGAGCTCTATCATATATTACATTTAAAACTACAAATATAAGATTCTCAAATACATTATCTCTAATGATGTCGATAGTTGTTGCCGGAATTAGTTATTTAAGTTGTATCATAATATTAAAAGTTGATGAGCTAAACGAAATCATAGCTTTTTATAAAAATAGAAGAAAAAATAGATAG